One genomic window of Actinoalloteichus hoggarensis includes the following:
- a CDS encoding S8 family peptidase — protein MVLGLALSAGLTAGTVQAGAQETSGGAEAFASARSEILTLITGDQLRVAATSNGLPTVTVLPGAGRESVTFHRIVRADRLSVIPSDALGLIQAGRLDERLFDVTGLIEQGFGDSGPLPLILSYTPGAERTLADPLSVAGAEVVRELPSLDGVAVRTDPDSAEEVWDVLGAEQTTFAGGVERVWLNGRARVMDEESNAQIGAPEAWEGGFTGAGATVAVLDTGIDAEHPDLADVVVAAEDFTGNPDGPKDGDGHGTHVAGTIAGTGAASDGAHRGVAPDAELLIGKVCGDDGFCTEDAIIAGMEWAAEQGVDAANLSLGGGPTDGTDPMSLAVNALTEQSGVLYVIAAGNFGADETVSNPASADAALAVASVTKSDELSSFSSRGPRVGDKAIKPEIAAPGSDILSARAAGTPGSGDYTSLSGTSMASPHVAGAAAVLAAQHPDWQAEELKAALTGSSVPLEGIGVTAQGAGRLDLAAAVSTEVLASPSSLSLGVFPYPQTEEPVTHELTYRNTGGEDVTFDLTFEPLGPDGAAAPDGLFSLSADQVTVPAGGEATVELTVDPSVNEQTGFFGGSVLATSVDGETTVSTAAGAFVEPESYDLSIEAVTQSGAPAEYPLILAADRATGDSVLIGSGADGDFTARLPAGTYDVLGVLDEEFEEDGEIVGGAVTHVVELGVDVTSDATITLDGTQGVLLTAETERETIVEATVVDMVVGQNVVGSFDLDSVDQYAVPTGDVGDSGMRFVFRPMLGSPEGADEVYGYNLVFEETGIPESPSFVVKDAELARVQADYRTQGLEASGSRGSMAILPADNGGFGIAVPIDLPAERLEFFTPGDITWIEFLTFSDLNGFEDFSTEKTYEVGESTATWNSAPLGVGVGTASNPAGQRLGDEIFVSPGVFAPSGDPVSYLLAGDETRIAGATTLTHDGEVIGTQDGLGGALFSVPAGDEVFTLDVEGTRDLPWSAYGTEIDASWTFSSDTVDAELPGALPLLGVGFDGEVNELGQAPAGVEYPLAVQVNGLDGEPTELSMEVSYDDGVTWTAVEVTADSTVLLEHPAEDGFVSLRASAADGEGNSVEQTMLRAYGITAG, from the coding sequence GTGGTGTTAGGACTGGCATTGAGCGCGGGCCTCACCGCGGGGACGGTGCAGGCAGGCGCACAGGAGACCTCCGGAGGCGCCGAGGCCTTCGCGAGCGCGCGCTCCGAGATCCTCACCCTGATCACGGGCGACCAGCTGCGAGTCGCCGCGACGTCGAACGGCCTGCCGACCGTCACGGTGCTGCCCGGCGCGGGACGCGAGTCCGTCACCTTCCACCGGATCGTCAGGGCTGACCGGCTTTCGGTCATTCCCTCCGACGCGCTCGGCCTGATCCAGGCGGGTCGACTCGATGAACGGCTCTTCGACGTCACCGGCCTGATCGAGCAGGGCTTCGGCGACTCGGGTCCGCTGCCGCTGATCCTGTCCTACACGCCCGGAGCCGAACGCACCCTCGCCGATCCGTTGTCGGTGGCAGGCGCCGAGGTCGTCCGTGAGCTGCCCAGCCTGGACGGCGTCGCGGTGCGGACCGACCCGGACTCCGCCGAGGAGGTCTGGGACGTGCTCGGTGCCGAGCAGACCACCTTCGCGGGCGGCGTCGAACGAGTCTGGTTGAACGGTCGTGCCCGCGTCATGGACGAGGAGTCCAACGCGCAGATCGGCGCGCCCGAGGCCTGGGAGGGCGGATTCACCGGTGCGGGGGCGACCGTGGCCGTGCTCGACACAGGCATCGACGCCGAGCACCCCGACCTCGCGGACGTCGTCGTCGCCGCCGAGGACTTCACCGGCAACCCCGACGGGCCGAAGGACGGCGACGGCCACGGCACGCACGTCGCCGGGACGATCGCGGGCACGGGCGCGGCCTCGGACGGCGCTCACCGAGGCGTCGCTCCGGATGCGGAACTGCTCATCGGCAAGGTGTGCGGCGACGACGGCTTCTGCACCGAGGACGCGATCATCGCCGGGATGGAGTGGGCGGCCGAGCAGGGCGTCGACGCCGCGAACCTCAGTCTCGGCGGCGGGCCCACCGACGGCACGGACCCGATGTCGCTGGCGGTGAACGCCCTCACCGAGCAGAGCGGCGTGCTCTACGTGATCGCGGCGGGCAACTTCGGCGCCGACGAGACGGTGAGCAACCCGGCCTCCGCCGATGCGGCGCTGGCGGTCGCGAGCGTCACCAAGTCCGACGAGCTGAGCTCCTTCTCCAGTCGCGGGCCCAGGGTCGGCGACAAGGCGATCAAGCCGGAGATCGCGGCGCCCGGCTCTGACATCCTCTCCGCCCGCGCCGCGGGCACGCCCGGCAGCGGCGACTACACCTCGCTGAGCGGCACCTCCATGGCGTCGCCGCATGTGGCGGGCGCGGCGGCCGTGCTGGCCGCGCAGCACCCGGACTGGCAGGCCGAGGAGCTGAAGGCCGCGCTGACGGGATCGTCGGTGCCCCTGGAGGGCATCGGCGTCACCGCGCAGGGCGCGGGCCGACTCGACCTCGCCGCCGCGGTGTCGACCGAGGTCCTGGCCTCGCCCTCCTCGTTGAGCCTGGGCGTGTTCCCCTACCCCCAGACCGAGGAGCCCGTGACGCACGAGCTGACCTACCGGAACACCGGCGGCGAGGACGTCACCTTCGACCTGACCTTCGAGCCGCTCGGACCGGACGGAGCCGCGGCCCCCGACGGGCTGTTCAGCCTCAGCGCCGACCAGGTGACCGTGCCCGCGGGCGGCGAGGCCACCGTCGAGCTGACCGTGGACCCCTCCGTCAACGAGCAGACCGGCTTCTTCGGCGGCTCGGTGCTGGCCACCAGCGTCGACGGCGAGACGACGGTGTCCACGGCGGCGGGCGCGTTCGTCGAGCCCGAGAGCTACGACCTGTCGATCGAGGCCGTGACGCAGTCCGGTGCCCCCGCCGAGTATCCCCTCATTCTCGCGGCCGACCGCGCGACCGGTGACAGCGTCCTGATCGGCTCGGGCGCCGACGGCGACTTCACGGCCCGTCTGCCCGCAGGCACCTACGACGTCCTCGGGGTCCTCGATGAGGAGTTCGAGGAGGACGGTGAGATCGTCGGCGGCGCGGTCACCCACGTGGTCGAACTGGGCGTCGACGTCACCTCGGACGCGACGATCACCCTCGACGGCACACAGGGCGTCCTGCTGACCGCCGAGACGGAACGCGAGACCATCGTGGAGGCGACCGTCGTCGACATGGTCGTCGGCCAGAACGTCGTCGGCTCCTTCGACCTCGACTCGGTCGACCAGTACGCCGTGCCGACGGGCGACGTCGGCGACAGCGGCATGCGCTTCGTCTTTCGGCCGATGCTCGGCTCGCCCGAGGGCGCGGACGAGGTGTACGGCTACAACCTCGTGTTCGAGGAGACGGGGATCCCCGAGTCGCCGAGCTTCGTCGTGAAGGATGCCGAGCTGGCGCGGGTGCAGGCCGACTACCGGACCCAAGGCCTCGAGGCGTCGGGATCGCGGGGCTCGATGGCCATTCTGCCCGCGGACAACGGGGGCTTCGGGATCGCGGTCCCGATCGATCTGCCCGCCGAGCGCCTGGAGTTCTTCACCCCGGGCGACATCACCTGGATCGAGTTCCTCACCTTCTCCGACCTGAACGGCTTCGAGGACTTCTCCACGGAGAAGACCTACGAGGTGGGCGAGAGCACGGCGACGTGGAACAGCGCACCGCTGGGCGTCGGAGTCGGGACCGCGTCCAATCCCGCGGGCCAGCGGCTCGGGGACGAGATCTTCGTGAGCCCCGGGGTGTTCGCGCCCAGCGGCGATCCGGTGAGCTATCTCCTCGCGGGGGACGAGACGCGGATCGCGGGCGCCACCACGCTGACGCACGACGGCGAGGTCATCGGGACCCAGGACGGTCTGGGCGGCGCGCTGTTCTCGGTGCCCGCGGGCGACGAGGTGTTCACCCTGGACGTCGAGGGAACCCGTGACCTGCCGTGGTCGGCGTACGGCACCGAGATCGACGCCTCGTGGACCTTCTCCTCCGACACCGTCGACGCGGAGCTGCCCGGCGCGCTGCCGCTGCTGGGCGTCGGATTCGACGGCGAGGTGAACGAGCTGGGGCAGGCGCCCGCAGGCGTCGAGTACCCGCTGGCCGTCCAGGTGAACGGCCTGGACGGCGAGCCGACCGAGTTGAGCATGGAGGTCTCCTACGACGACGGCGTCACCTGGACGGCCGTCGAGGTGACCGCGGACTCGACCGTGCTGCTCGAGCACCCCGCCGAGGACGGGTTCGTCTCGCTTCGGGCGAGCGCCGCCGACGGCGAGGGCAACAGCGTGGAGCAGACCATGCTGCGCGCCTACGGCATCACGGCGGGCTGA
- a CDS encoding cytochrome P450, with the protein MVSDGGPGTVSTPHHSGEPGPDAAGPRCPYAGGAPASTGSDTADEPRSLPFPDAFGLDPSPTWAALRADEPICRVRTLTGDEVWLVTRHADVRAVLGDLRFSRALTVRPGAPRTAVATPRAQAMTAMDPPDHTRLRRLVTKAFTHRRMQRMRPWITATAEALADRLAEQPQPVDVRAHFALPLPIAVICELLGVPVDDRPLFQRWSEQIYSMDPARRGQVEADYGSLEHYVGELVAAKRRDLTEDRPPADLLEELILVRDERDALSEDELVSLGLTLLVAGHETTANQIGSFLITLLREPVRWRRLVSAPQDIPAAVEELLRFNRLGETGQYRVAATDVELAGVRIRAGEGVIAAIGSANRDDAAFERPDELRLERADNPHLAFGHGVHHCLGAPLARVELQETLRVLTARFPRLSLAVAPEELRWRRVLISGVAELPVSL; encoded by the coding sequence ATGGTGAGCGACGGCGGCCCCGGCACGGTCTCGACACCACACCACTCCGGAGAACCCGGTCCCGATGCGGCGGGACCGCGCTGTCCTTACGCAGGCGGCGCCCCGGCGTCGACGGGCTCCGACACCGCCGACGAGCCACGGTCTCTGCCGTTCCCCGATGCCTTCGGCCTGGACCCGTCCCCGACCTGGGCTGCTCTGCGCGCCGATGAGCCGATCTGCCGGGTGCGGACCCTGACCGGCGACGAGGTATGGCTGGTGACCCGTCATGCCGACGTCCGCGCGGTGCTGGGCGATCTCCGGTTCTCCCGGGCGCTGACCGTACGGCCGGGGGCACCTCGGACCGCCGTGGCCACGCCGAGGGCACAGGCCATGACGGCGATGGACCCGCCGGACCACACCCGGCTGCGCAGGCTGGTCACCAAGGCCTTCACCCACCGTCGGATGCAGCGGATGCGGCCGTGGATCACCGCGACCGCCGAAGCCCTGGCCGACCGCCTCGCCGAGCAGCCGCAGCCGGTGGACGTCAGGGCGCACTTCGCGCTGCCGCTGCCCATCGCCGTCATCTGTGAGCTGCTGGGGGTGCCGGTCGACGATCGCCCGCTGTTCCAGCGATGGTCCGAGCAGATCTACAGCATGGACCCTGCGCGGCGAGGCCAGGTGGAGGCGGACTACGGCAGCCTTGAGCACTACGTCGGCGAGCTGGTCGCCGCGAAGCGCCGAGACCTCACCGAGGATCGTCCGCCCGCCGACCTGCTGGAGGAGCTGATCCTCGTGCGGGACGAACGCGACGCGCTGTCGGAGGACGAACTCGTCTCGCTGGGGCTCACCCTGCTCGTCGCGGGCCACGAGACGACGGCGAACCAGATCGGCAGTTTCCTGATCACCCTGCTGCGGGAGCCCGTCCGGTGGCGGCGACTGGTGTCGGCTCCGCAGGACATCCCGGCCGCCGTCGAAGAGCTGCTGCGGTTCAACAGGCTCGGCGAGACCGGCCAGTACCGAGTGGCGGCGACGGATGTCGAGCTGGCCGGGGTGCGGATTCGCGCAGGCGAGGGGGTGATCGCGGCCATCGGCTCGGCCAACCGCGATGACGCCGCCTTCGAGAGGCCCGACGAACTCCGGCTGGAACGGGCGGACAATCCGCACCTCGCCTTCGGGCACGGCGTCCATCACTGCCTGGGGGCGCCCCTGGCCCGTGTCGAACTCCAGGAGACCCTGCGAGTGCTCACCGCGCGGTTCCCGCGACTGAGCCTCGCGGTGGCTCCGGAGGAGCTCCGCTGGCGGCGCGTGTTGATCAGCGGCGTCGCCGAGCTGCCCGTGTCGCTGTGA
- a CDS encoding TIGR00730 family Rossman fold protein, which produces MRICVFCGSSTGRGQEYLDAARALGQVISGRGAELVYGGAAVGLMGAVADASLDAGGRVIGVIPRQLVEREIAHPRLTTLHVVGDMHERKAMMAANADAFIAMPGGAGTLEELFEIWTWGQLGLHAKPIGLLNVKGYFDPLRTMIEHMTGEGFLQDRHREALLVDSDPRRLLERFDDYRAPGPKWAPQESAKAADLFGLTER; this is translated from the coding sequence GTGCGAATCTGTGTGTTCTGCGGGTCGTCGACCGGCCGAGGCCAGGAGTATCTCGACGCGGCGCGCGCGCTGGGGCAGGTGATCTCCGGACGCGGCGCCGAACTCGTCTACGGCGGTGCCGCCGTCGGCCTGATGGGCGCGGTCGCCGACGCGAGCCTCGACGCCGGTGGTCGGGTGATCGGTGTGATCCCCCGCCAGCTGGTGGAACGCGAGATCGCTCACCCGAGGCTGACGACGCTCCACGTCGTCGGCGACATGCACGAACGCAAGGCCATGATGGCCGCGAACGCCGACGCCTTCATCGCCATGCCCGGCGGGGCGGGCACGCTGGAAGAACTGTTCGAGATCTGGACGTGGGGACAGCTCGGGCTGCATGCCAAGCCGATCGGGCTGCTCAACGTCAAGGGCTACTTCGACCCGCTGCGGACGATGATCGAGCATATGACCGGCGAGGGGTTCCTTCAGGACCGGCACCGCGAGGCGCTGCTGGTCGACTCCGATCCCCGACGGCTGCTCGAACGCTTCGACGACTACCGCGCCCCGGGACCGAAGTGGGCGCCTCAGGAGTCCGCCAAGGCGGCCGACCTGTTCGGACTCACGGAGAGGTGA
- a CDS encoding Bcr/CflA family multidrug efflux MFS transporter, producing MSFTGRLTDTTRTAPSVPSRWRLALILGAITAVGPLSIDMYLPAFPDISVEFSSTAAQVQLTLTACLIGLAFGQLLAGPVSDALGRRRPLLVGVAVYLIASLLCAFAPSTTVLVVLRFVQGMAGAAGLVIARAVIRDLYTGVAAAKFFSMLMLVTGAAPILAPMIGSQLLSFTSWRGVFVILAVYGVVMGLAALFSLPDTLPREKRRRGGVKDTLGSFGRLFQDRSFVGYALAGGLSFATIFAYVSASPFVLQVVYEVSPQVYGLLFALNSVGILIFGQVNGWLVGRVAPRTLLNIGMASSVTASLVLLLLVSTGLFGLPGVMVALFVGVSSLGLVMPNATTLALAEYPNAAGAASALLGTLQFLLGALAAPLVSLGGEDTALPMALVMAVVSVGALVVYRTMTRPIPAEEQELAAVVTEQTGAEIAANGVR from the coding sequence TCGCCCTCATCCTCGGTGCGATCACCGCCGTCGGACCGCTGTCCATCGACATGTACCTGCCCGCGTTCCCGGACATCAGCGTCGAGTTCTCCTCGACCGCGGCTCAGGTGCAGTTGACCCTCACCGCCTGTCTGATCGGCCTCGCCTTCGGCCAGCTGCTCGCCGGTCCCGTCAGCGACGCACTCGGCCGTCGCAGGCCGCTGCTGGTCGGCGTCGCGGTCTATCTGATCGCCTCGCTGCTCTGCGCCTTCGCGCCGTCGACCACGGTGCTCGTGGTGCTGCGCTTCGTGCAGGGCATGGCGGGCGCCGCGGGCCTCGTCATCGCCAGGGCCGTCATCCGCGACCTCTACACCGGCGTGGCCGCGGCGAAGTTCTTCTCGATGCTCATGCTGGTGACCGGCGCCGCACCGATCCTGGCCCCGATGATCGGCAGCCAGCTGCTCAGCTTCACGTCTTGGCGCGGCGTCTTCGTCATCCTCGCCGTCTACGGCGTCGTCATGGGCCTCGCCGCCCTGTTCAGCCTGCCGGACACCCTGCCGAGGGAGAAGCGACGCCGAGGCGGGGTGAAGGACACCCTCGGCAGCTTCGGCCGTCTCTTCCAGGACCGCTCCTTCGTCGGCTACGCGTTGGCGGGCGGGCTCAGCTTCGCGACGATCTTCGCCTACGTCTCGGCGTCCCCGTTCGTGCTTCAGGTGGTCTACGAGGTCTCGCCGCAGGTCTACGGCCTGCTGTTCGCGCTGAACTCCGTCGGCATCCTGATCTTCGGGCAGGTGAACGGCTGGCTCGTCGGCCGGGTCGCCCCCCGAACTCTGCTCAACATCGGCATGGCGTCGTCGGTCACGGCCAGCCTCGTGCTGCTGTTGCTGGTGAGCACCGGGCTGTTCGGGCTGCCCGGCGTGATGGTCGCCTTGTTCGTGGGCGTCTCCAGCCTCGGTCTGGTCATGCCGAACGCGACGACGCTCGCCCTCGCGGAGTATCCGAACGCCGCGGGCGCGGCGTCGGCGCTGCTGGGGACGTTGCAGTTCCTCCTCGGCGCGCTGGCTGCTCCGCTGGTCAGTCTGGGCGGAGAGGACACCGCGCTGCCGATGGCGCTGGTCATGGCCGTCGTCTCGGTGGGCGCGCTGGTCGTCTACCGCACGATGACCCGCCCCATTCCGGCCGAGGAACAGGAGCTCGCGGCCGTGGTCACCGAGCAGACCGGGGCGGAGATCGCCGCGAACGGCGTCCGCTGA